In Triticum urartu cultivar G1812 chromosome 6, Tu2.1, whole genome shotgun sequence, the following proteins share a genomic window:
- the LOC125515341 gene encoding uncharacterized protein LOC125515341 produces MALRRRGPPSASAPPLEDENLLGEILLRVAPLPSSLLRASLVAKQWERLAAAPAFHRRFVAHHRQPPILGVFGQQGRELVFTSLLDAPDRIPRERFSLRPGDEIDFWGLLGCRHGRVLFISTFRRALLVFDPVNGDRLCVAIPLYLERYVFGGAVVCAAGDDQGHVHGDCHSSPFKVVLVGTRENHPAIAWVYSSETGMWSNLVFTTEPCDGLIDVHFPCTLVGNVLYWWLYGHDNGILEFDLHTQTLAVTEGPSRVDINSINSRIIRGEDGGVGVAVFSYLSLKMWKREVSSQGIHTWLLQKIVVFHKIIDLTHQIKARKEAIVGYSEDAGADLISVPCCSGIRTGKEAIVGYSEDAHALFIKVSCCSGPHTFIVELESMQSRKINQSFLENSYHPFADFFTAGTVRA; encoded by the exons ATGGCGCTCCGCCGCCGCGGTCCGCCGTCGGCGTCGGCGCCGCCTCTGGAGGACGAGAACCTCCTCGGCGAGATCCTCCTCCGCGTCGCCCCGCTGCCCTCCTCGCTCCTCCGCGCCTCCCTCGTCGCCAAGCAATGGGAGCGCCTCGCCGCCGCGCCCGCCTTCCACCGCCGCTTCGTCGCCCACCACCGGCAGCCCCCCATCCTCGGCGTCTTCGGGCAGCAAGGCCGGGAGCTGGTGTTCACCTCCCTCCTCGACGCTCCCGACCGCATCCCGCGGGAGCGCTTCTCGCTGCGGCCCGGCGACGAGATCGATTTCTGGGGTCTGCTCGGGTGCCGCCATGGACGTGTCCTCTTCATCAGCACGTTTCGTCGTGCGCTCCTTGTGTTCGACCCCGTCAACGGCGACCGCCTGTGCGTGGCAATTCCGCTGTATTTGGAACGGTATGTCTTTGGTGGAGCTGTGGTCTGCGCCGCCGGCGACGACCAGGGCCACGTGCACGGAGACTGCCATTCGAGCCCCTTTAAGGTGGTCCTGGTAGGCACCAGAGAGAACCACCCAGCCATAGCCTGGGTCTACTCCTCCGAGACCGGCATGTGGAGCAATCTTGTCTTCACCACAGAACCATGCGACGGTCTGATTGACGTCCATTTCCCCTGTACCCTTGTCGGCAATGTCCTTTATTGGTGGTTGTATGGGCATGACAATGGCATACTCGAGTTCGATCTGCATACCCAGACACTAGCTGTGACCGAGGGGCCTTCCCGTGTGGACATCAACTCTATCAACAGCCGGATCATCAGGGGAGAGGATGGCGGTGTTGGCGTCGCAGTATTTTCGTATCTGAGCTTGAAAATGTGGAAACGCGAGGTCAGTAGTCAGGGTATTCACACATGGCTGCTGCAGAAGATTGTTGTCTTCCACAAGATCATTGATCTTACACATCAGATCAAGGCAAGGAAGGAAGCTATAGTGGGGTACTCAGAGGATGCAGGTGCGGATCTTATATCGGTGCCTTGCTGTTCAGGTATCAGGACAGGGAAGGAAGCTATAGTGGGGTACTCAGAGGATGCTCATGCGCTTTTTATAAAGGTGTCTTGCTGTTCAGGACCCCATACCTTCATTGTTGAACTTGAGTCAATGCAGTCCAGGAAAATTAATCAAAGTTTTTTGGAGAATTCATATCATCCGTTTGCAGATTTCTTCACTGCAG GTACTGTTCGAGCGTGA